The Setaria italica strain Yugu1 chromosome IX, Setaria_italica_v2.0, whole genome shotgun sequence genome has a window encoding:
- the LOC101755958 gene encoding uncharacterized protein LOC101755958 — protein sequence MTSPPRLPPPRLRSSPPELDGDVIAEILLRLPPYKPELLIRCSSVCKSWRRLLTDPAFLRRYRVFHGAPPPMLGVLFNLDLHRNWRRIVARFVHRASSFRPRALEHDGCCVRDARHGRVLFRNPAYEENDLFVWNPITDERWELPLPVSVLSYAAWNVTVLCAAAVREGGGDCDHLDCHGGPFLVTFVGTDDDGVTCGRVYSSETAAWSDAAYAEHPDDLADMDTRPCALVGNRVYCLAAGSMTIVEYDLDRRKLAFIDPPSAYEGHGVLMPAMGGGGLGFAGVRGSCLYLWSREAGPDTTPAWTQSRALELNTLPGGTSLNEPTTVGFAEGLGVIFVRTDAGVFRIKLKSGRAKKMSSRSSIDAVIPYMSFYTPGDF from the coding sequence ATGACCTCGCCTCCGCGCCTTCCACCGCCACGCCTCCGCAGCTCGCCGCCGGAGCTGGACGGCGACGTCATCGCcgagatcctcctccgcctcccgccgtaCAAGCCCGAGCTCCTCATCCGCTGCTCGTCCGTCTGCAAATCCTGGCGCCGCCTCCTCACCGACcccgccttcctccgccgctaccGCGTGTTCCACGGGGCGCCTCCTCCCATGCTTGGCGTCCTCTTCAACCTGGACCTCCACCGGAACTGGAGGCGCATCGTCGCGCGGTTCGTCCACCGGGCCTCCTCCTTCCGCCCCCGCGCCCTCGAGCACGACGGCTGCTGCGTGCGCgacgcccgccacggccgcgtcctcTTCCGCAACCCAGCATACGAGGAGAACGACCTCTTCGTATGGAACCCCATCACGGATGAGCGGTGGGAGCTGCCCCTGCCGGTGTCGGTGCTCTCGTACGCGGCCTGGAACGTGACGGTGCTCTGCGCCGCGGCCGTgcgcgaaggcggcggcgactgcgACCACCTCGACTGCCACGGCGGGCCATTCCTCGTGACATTCGTGGgcaccgacgacgacggggTCACGTGCGGCCGCGTCTACTCGTCGGAGACCGCCGCCTGGAGCGACGCGGCCTACGCTGAGCATCCCGACGACCTCGCCGACATGGACACGAGGCCCTGCGCGCTCGTGGGGAACAGAGTCTACTGCCTCGCTGCAGGCAGTATGACGATCGTGGAGTACGATTTGGACCGCCGGAAACTCGCGTTCATCGACCCGCCCTCAGCGTATGAGGGTCACGGTGTGCTCATGCCGGCGATGGGCGGAGGAGGTCTGGGGTTCGCCGGCGTGCGGGGCTCCTGCCTCTACCTTTGGTCGAGAGAGGCTGGTCCAGACACAACCCCGGCATGGACGCAGAGCAGAGCATTGGAACTCAACACACTGCCTGGTGGGACCTCCTTGAACGAACCTACTACGGTTGGATTCGCCGAGGGCCTCGGCGTCATCTTCGTCAGGACAGATGCTGGCGTCTTCAGGATTAAGCTCAAGTCAGGCCGAGCAAAGAAGATGTCAAGCAGAAGCAGCATCGACGCTGTCATTCCTTACATGAGCTTCTACACTCCAGGTGATTTTTAG
- the LOC101780265 gene encoding uncharacterized protein LOC101780265 — protein MGKKNLDGPTCRDKAPEFEWAKLGRELVIKAPRGTNPPICPHSSSPPRPLPCERRCPRTIAARASMATPPPRHRRPTPELFDELIEEILIRLAPYKPELLIRCSAVCKPWRRLLTGPAFLRRYRVFHGAPPMPGFLINVELPDYSVFARFVLATSFRPLTTDHDDWCAHDSRHGRVLFHDPRSPHPEFPDPEILVWDPVTGARWELPLPPVPCCYSVTAVLCAAAAREGGGDCDHLDCHGGPFLVAFLGTTLGGLTFVCVYSSEAAAWGDAIYAEGEHPDALDDMDMRPSALVSNTIYFISSQSKAIVGYDLGRRQLGFIDPPFAAEGYAFLMPLVGGGLGFAGVSGTCLYLWSREAGPDGTAAWTRRRAIELDARPTGGLAGFAEGLGIIFVRTRAGVFAIALKSGRVTKVSIRKNVDTVIPYRSFYTPGNL, from the coding sequence ATGGGCAAGAAGAATTTGGATGGGCCAACTTGTCGCGACAAAGCCCCCGAATTTGAATGGGCTAAATTGGGCCGTGAACTCGTGATCAAGGCCCCACGTGGTACCAATCCTCCCATTTGTCCTcactcctccagtcctcctcgtcctctcccCTGCGAGCGCCGCTGCCCCCGAACCATCGCCGCCAGAGCAAGcatggccacgccgccgccacgccaccgccggcctacGCCGGAGCTGTTCGACGAACTCATCGAGGAGATCCTCATCCGCCTCGCGCCGTACAAGCCCGAGCTCCTCATCCGGTGCTCGGCCGTCTGCAAACCTTGGCGCCGCCTCCTCACCGGAcccgccttcctccgccgctaccGCGTGTTCCACGGGGCGCCTCCCATGCCGGGCTTCCTCATCAACGTGGAACTCCCCGACTACAGCGTCTTCGCCCGGTTCGTCCTCGCCACCTCCTTCCGCCCGCTCACCACCGACCACGACGACTGGTGCGCGCACGACTCCCGGCACGGCCGCGTCCTCTTCCATGACCCCAGATCCCCGCATCCTGAGTTTCCTGATCCGGAGATACTCGTCTGGGACCCCGTCACGGGCGCGCGGTGGGAGCTGCCCCTGCCGCCGGTCCCTTGCTGTTACTCGGTCACGGCGGTGCtctgcgccgcggccgcgcgcgaaGGGGGCGGCGACTGCGACCACCTCGACTGCCACGGCGGGCCCTTCCTCGTGGCGTTCCTGGGAACCACCCTCGGCGGGCTCACGTTCGTCTGCGTCTACTcctcggaggcggcggcctggGGCGACGCGATCTACGCCGAGGGCGAGCACCCCGATGCTCTCGACGACATGGACATGAGGCCCAGCGCGCTTGTGAGCAACACAATCTACTTCATCTCTTCGCAGAGCAAGGCAATTGTGGGGTACGACCTGGGCCGCCGGCAGCTCGGGTTCATCGACCCTCCCTTCGCGGCCGAGGGCTACGCTTTCCTCATGCCGCTGGTAGGCGGTGGGCTGGGGTTCGCTGGCGTGAGTGGGACCTGCCTGTACCTGTGGTCGAGGGAGGCAGGTCCCGACGGAACCGCGGCATGGACGCGACGCAGAGCCATCGAGCTCGACGCACGGCCCACTGGTGGGCTGGCTGGCTTCGCGGAGGGCCTCGGCATCATCTTCGTTAGGACACGTGCTGGGGTCTTCGCGATTGCCCTCAAGTCAGGCCGTGTCACGAAGGTGTCCATCAGGAAAAATGTCGACACCGTCATTCCTTACAGGAGCTTCTACACTCCAGGAAATCTCTAG
- the LOC101756359 gene encoding protein Rf1, mitochondrial — protein sequence MKQSLVASLEHTIGDRSRSRSLGPDDALRLFDELIRQQRSRPGSVIAYNHLLAAAARGSNNGAARAVSLFGRMAGAGAAVPDACTYSILIASCCRAGRVDLAFSPLATALKADLRMTPKSFTPLLRGLCGERRVAVRAEAVDVARRMMPELGCAPNAFSHSAILKGLCDDGRSLEALELLRTLAQNGDETGVVSYTIVIDGLFKKTRGYGTAGQWKRAVTMFKEMVGKGIKPHVSNYNSLIGALCKHRRSSEARKFLDYMLKSGEKPDVNTYGILLHGY from the exons ATGAAGCAGTCCCTCGTTGCCTCCCTGGAGCACACCATCGGTGATCGCTCGCGGTCGAGGAGCCTGGGCCCGGATGACGCGCTCCGCCTATTCGACGAACTTATCCGTCAACAGCGGTCCAGGCCCGGCTCGGTCATCGCCTACAATcacctgctcgccgccgccgcccgcggcagcAACAATGGCGCAGCGCGCGCCGTCTCCCTCTTCGGCCGCATGGCCGGAGCGGGCGCCGCGGTGCCCGACGCGTGCACCTACAGCATCCTTATCGCCAGCTGCTGCCGCGCGGGCCGGGTGGACCTCGCGTTCTCCCCGCTCGCCACCGCCCTCAAGGCGGACCTGAGGATGACGCCCAAGTCCTTCACCCCTCTACTCAGGGGCCTatgcggcgagcggcgggtggCGGTCCGGGCGGAGGCTGTGGACGTAGCGCGCCGCATGATGCCCGAGCTGGGATGCGCGCCCAACGCCTTCTCCCACTCCGCCATCCTCAAGGGGCTGTGCGACGACGGGCGGAGCTTAGAGGCGCTCGAGCTGCTCCGCACGTTGGCGCAGAACGGAGATGAAACCGGCGTGGTGTCCTACACCATCGTCATCGACGGCCTCTTCAAGAAGACAAG AGGGTACGGCACCGCAGGACAGTGGAAAAGGGCTGTTACGATGTTCAAAGAGATGGTCGGCAAGGGTATTAAACCACATGTCAGCAATTACAACTCATTAATCGGTGCTCTGTGCAAGCACAGAAGAAGCAGTGAAGCTAGGAAATTTTTGGATTATATGCTCAAGAGTGGCGAAAAGCCTGATGTCAACACCTATGGCATTCTGCTTCATGGGTATTGA
- the LOC111255774 gene encoding uncharacterized protein LOC111255774: protein MPRNYPLLLSSLDVARQMYLFAAEIPRLSLHLSIEEKFSSGYKKSFLQVPSASPRSNTARKRLARATNATMHASRARAMLPLLSVCAVALLLSPASADPALLDPAVGGDSWHADSPAEAPTAVAGTLGWAEDEVAGGIAVAPGRRAFRPRHQPSALSPEQRRDLEHESRCGPRVPVRGGVFPWSGRKPRCRGGGDGGAATAPAVHHLQPLIDAP, encoded by the exons ATGCCAAGAAATTATCCGCTGCTTCTCTCAAGTTTAGATGTGGCAAGGCAAATGTACCTGTTCGCTGCTGAAATACCACGTCTCAGTTTGCATCTGAGCATTGAAGAGAAATTTTCTTCAG GTTACAAAAAATCTTTCCTACAAGTACCATCTGCCTCACCTCGATCCAACACAGCAAGAAAAAGGCTGGCAAGAGCCACAAACGCCACTATGCATGCCTCACGAGCTCGTGCGATGCTCCCCCTCCTGTCCGTGTGCGCCGTGGCTCTCCTGCTCTCACCGGCGTCGGCCGATCCGGCATTGCTTGACCCAGCCGTCGGCGGCGACAGCTGGCATGCGGACtcgccggcggaggcgccgaCGGCCGTGGCAGGTACACTGGGATGGGCCGAggacgaggtcgccggcgggatCGCGGTGGCGCCGGGGAGGCGGGCGTTCAGGCCTCGCCACCAGCCTTCCGCGCTCAGCCCTGAGCAGAGGCGGGACCTGGAGCACGAGTCTCGCTGCGGCCCCCGCGTGCCCGTGCGAGGGGGCGTCTTCCCGTGGTCCGGGCGCAAGCCAcgctgccgtggcggcggcgacggcggtgccgccaccgcgccggccgTGCACCACCTGCAGCCTCTGATCGACGCACCGTAG
- the LOC101780926 gene encoding 21 kDa protein: MAPERRRSAAAPTLPALLLVLLSCCCWCGATAARPAPSSGDALPLPGFIKSWCAGTEYPALCEATLAPYAAAVGSSPAHLSWAALTVTLGGARAATAAMKAMAGAGHLAPLGAEAARDCVSMLGDAEDLLEQAVDAMARLWKGRSGQQAGTGSTGSSSRDVRFQLDSVQTWASAALTNDDMCVEGFKAEAAGGGGVREAVRGHLVGVSHLTANALGIVNAMVKQIP; this comes from the coding sequence ATGGCACCGGAGCGACGAcgtagcgccgccgccccgacgcTGCCGGCGCTTCTTCTGGTGCTGCTCTCGTGTTGCTGCTGGtgcggcgccaccgcggcgcgGCCAGCGCCTTCCTCCGGCGAcgccctgccgctgccgggCTTCATCAAGTCGTGGTGCGCGGGGACGGAGTACCCGGCGCTGTGCGAGGCGACGCTGGCCCCgtacgcggcggcggtggggtccAGCCCGGCGCACCTGTCGTGGGCGGCGCTGACGGTGACgctgggcggcgcgcgggcggcgacggctgcGATGAAGGCGATGGCGGGCGCGGGCCACCTGGCGCCGCTGGGCGCCGAGGCCGCGCGGGACTGCGTCAGCATGCTCGGGGACGCCGAGGACCTGCTGGAGCAGGCGGTGGACGCCATGGCGCGCCTCTGGAAGGGGAGGAGCGGGCAGCAGGCCGGGACCGGGTCGACCGGGAGCAGCAGCCGGGACGTGAGGTTCCAGCTCGACAGCGTGCAGACGTGGGCGAGCGCCGCGCTGACCAACGACGACATGTGCGTCGAGGGGTTcaaggcggaggccgcgggcggcggcggcgtcagggaGGCCGTGCGCGGCCACCTCGTCGGCGTCTCCCACCTCACGGCCAACGCGCTCGGCATCGTCAACGCCATGGTCAAGCAGATACCGTAG